A genomic segment from Lutzomyia longipalpis isolate SR_M1_2022 chromosome 3, ASM2433408v1 encodes:
- the LOC129792740 gene encoding cell growth-regulating nucleolar protein: MVVFTCNHCGESLKKQAVEKHYKWQKCQGAPVFLTCVDCLKDFRQDEYVGHIKCISEAERYYGKDYQAKPSQNKGQKKQEAWTDIIQSVLQRDDLSTRLRGVLHTLTKHQNVPRKKPKFLNFMKNVSKQTSEYDATRIFDLIEEAFQKAKEVPNGESSSNVKDKKTTANGHETSENGENGNEAKENGDSEEVQEHSLEDKKESNSKTDKNENGLEKIAQEGEPPKKKKKKNKNPEPSEQLLEHKAPEASVDDAVVGDVQEQEEKPKKKRKKQENGDAVHDESVQEAAEPKIPTDNGVTDNVQEQEEKPKKKRKKQENGDAVQDESVQEAMEPKKKRKKQQTTEDVVEENMENSEKIPEQKESPAKTKKRKEVMKSIKESDANQVSFPWMETIRKILEKAEGNISKEKLKKRLLKKYLKLYPECTRIEKTIDIVMSRRLRKIKDVSVEDGLVTLKA, from the coding sequence ATGGTGGTCTTCACATGTAATCACTGTGGTGAGAGTTTGAAGAAGCAAGCTGTGGAAAAGCACTACAAGTGGCAGAAGTGCCAGGGTGCTCCGGTCTTTCTCACATGTGTCGATTGCCTCAAGGATTTCCGGCAGGATGAATATGTGGGACATATAAAATGCATCTCTGAAGCGGAAAGGTACTACGGCAAGGATTATCAAGCAAAACCATCGCAGAATAAGGGGCAAAAGAAGCAGGAAGCATGGACGGATATAATTCAGAGTGTTCTTCAGCGTGATGATCTCTCCACGAGACTCCGTGGGGTTCTGCATACATTGACAAAACATCAGAATGTCCCACGTAAAAAGCccaaatttctcaatttcatgAAGAATGTCTCCAAGCAGACATCAGAATACGATGCCACGAGAATCTTTGATCTAATTGAGGAAGCTTTCCAGAAGGCAAAGGAGGTACCAAATGGGGAATCTTCCAGCAAtgtaaaagacaaaaagacCACTGCAAATGGCCATGAGACGTCTGAGAATGGCGAGAATGGCAATGAAGCTAAGGAGAATGGAGATTCCGAGGAGGTTCAGGAACATTCTTTAGAAGACAAGAAGGAAAGTAACAGcaaaactgataaaaatgAGAATGGATTGGAAAAAATCGCCCAAGAAGGGGAGCCAcccaagaagaaaaagaaaaagaataaaaacccGGAGCCCAGCGAGCAGCTATTGGAGCATAAGGCTCCAGAGGCTTCAGTAGATGATGCAGTTGTAGGTGATGTCCAGGAACAGGAAGAGAAGCCTaagaaaaaacgaaagaaGCAAGAAAACGGAGATGCAGTGCATGATGAAAGTGTTCAGGAAGCTGCAGAGCCCAAGATTCCAACAGATAATGGGGTAACGGATAATGTTCAGGAACAGGAAGAGAAGCCCAAGAAAAAACGGAAGAAGCAAGAAAACGGAGATGCAGTGCAGGATGAAAGTGTCCAGGAAGCTATGGAACCcaaaaagaagaggaaaaagcaGCAGACCACTGAAGATGTTGTAGAGGAGAATATGGAAAACAGCGAAAAGATTCCAGAACAAAAAGAGTCTCCTGCCAAGAccaaaaaaaggaaggaaGTTATGAAATCAATCAAAGAATCTGATGCAAATCAAGTAAGTTTCCCCTGGATGGAAACTATAAGGAAAATCTTGGAGAAGGCGGAAGGTAATATTTCGaaagagaaattgaagaaacgTCTTCTGAAGAAATATCTAAAATTGTATCCGGAATGTACGAGAATTGAGAAAACAATTGATATCGTGATGTCCCGGAGGCTGCGGAAGATAAAGGACGTCTCTGTGGAAGATGGTTTGGTAACACTAAAGGCATAA
- the LOC129792741 gene encoding FAS-associated factor 1: MAENREETLANFQNITAIDDVGEAILVLEESNWDLLTAIHKVIPQDDPPAEHPPPYSMASSSMATEKLNLNNLDVTSNTGVEPMAAGTPSSSSPMSIVYNIPATNSRTAGPSTSGNNGFLNDAQQRPKDVNFTINFNNRMHNFVISDHATIGELKTRIYEATNVPPCRQALKGITPFRHREAQNSAAVLKNLNVARENLLDLTDLTDLTDDGSSPSRLNDTFNLKITIQPEGRTIPLKFPGTHTILDVKSDVSDITDIAVRHQVWTGWPENVSQGTSLAQSGIDLEHNLVLKSAESMSSKRSQRQTRSNNSTIDLDSESSMEEYEDASEDFNADDDLFAESPPQSRQNYLMPDQVSDEIIGSIEFVQNYIQRYGEPHPEFYQGTLSDALAEACHKPAKDRKLLAIYLHHDSSVLTNVFCGQLLSCESIIQTLMHNFILYGWDLTFESNKNMFLSAITGAIGTPASLTVRNIPTDRLPAILIISKSRSNCEVFSVIHGNVGVDDLLSQLMESIDLYTEQQRVEIREENERAAREQVLFEQDMAYRESLEADRAKEEARKRREQMLASERKRLESEKAEQEARRVAMRLEAEKTLPVEPDANHPAEVTKIRVRQPSGDFLERRFTADTKLNILLNYITSVGFPVAEYKMFSGWPRKDLTTMDADETLKNLRLCPQETVILEER, from the exons ATGGCAGAGAATAGGGAAGAGACTCTGGCTAATTTTCAA AATATAACAGCTATTGATGATGTGGGAGAGGCTATTCTTGTGCTGGAGGAAAGCAATTGGGACTTGTTG ACGGCAATCCACAAAGTAATCCCCCAAGATGACCCACCGGCTGAGCATCCACCACCATACAGCATGGCATCATCCTCCATGGCAACAGAGAAGCTCAATCTGAATAACCTCGATGTGACATCCAATACAGGTGTGGAGCCAATGGCGGCGGGGACTCCATCGTCATCGTCACCAATGAGCATTGTGTACAACATTCCGGCAACGAATAGTCGCACTGCGGGTCCCTCCACTTCGGGGAACAATGGATTTCTCAATGATGCCCAACAGCGTCCCAAGGACGTCAATTTTACCATCAATTTCAACAATCGAATGCACAACTTTGTGATCTCGGATCATGCCACGATTGGAGAGCTCAAGACACGCATTTATGAAGCAACAAACGTACCACCCTGCCGTCAGGCACTCAAGGGAATCACGCCTTTTCGGCACAGGGAGGCGCAAAATAGTGCAGCCGTCCTCAAGAATCTCAATGTGGCCAGAGAAAATTTGCTGGATCTTACGGATTTAACGGATCTTACAGATGATGG GTCTTCCCCATCTCGGCTAAATGATAcgttcaatttgaaaataacCATTCAACCGGAAGGAAGGACAATTCCACTCAAGTTTCCAGGGACACATACGATTCTTGATGTAAAGTCAGACGTTTCAGACATTACAGACATAGCAGTGAGGCATCAAGTGTGGACAGGATGGCCGGAGAATGTTTCTCAAGGCACATCATTGGCT cAATCCGGGATTGATCTCGAGCACAATTTAGTATTAAAATCGGCTGAGAGTATGTCCTCCAAGAGGTCCCAGAGGCAAACAAGATCCAACAAcag cacGATAGATTTAGATTCTGAGAGTTCAATGGAAGAGTACGAAGATGCGTCTGAGGATTTCAATGCAGATGATGATCTTTTTGCTGAGTCTCCTCCCCAGAGTCGTCAGAATTATTTGA tgCCCGATCAAGTGAGTGATGAAATCATTGGAAGCATTGAATTTGTCCAAAACTACATTCAACGGTATGGGGAACCTCATCCGGAATTCTATCAGGGAACACTCTCAGATGCTCTCGCTGAGGCATGTCACAAGCCAGCTAAAGAT agaaaattgttggCCATTTACCTTCATCATGACAGCAGTGTCCTCACAAATGTCTTCTGTGGTCAATTGCTAAGCTGTGAGAGCATCATTCAGACACTTATGCACAACTTTATCCTCTACGGATGGGATTTGACCTTTGAGAGCAATAAAAACATGTTTCTGTCGGCAATTACGGGCGCAATTGGTACACCGGCATCACTCACAGTGCGCAATATACCCACAGATCGTCTCCCGGCAATTCTCATCATCTCCAAAAGTCGCAGCAACTGCGAAGTGTTTAGCGTTATACACGGGAATGTTGGGGTAGATGATCTCCTGTCGCAGCTAATGGAGTCCATTGATCTCTACACCGAGCAGCAGCGTGTGGAGATTCGTGAGGAGAATGAGCGAGCGGCGCGTGAGCAGGTGCTTTTTGAGCAGGATATGGCGTATCGGGAAAGCTTAGAGGCGGACCGGGCCAAAGAGGAGGCAAGAAAGAGAAGGGAACAAATGCTAGCGTCAGAGAGGAAGCGTCTCGAGTCGGAGAAGGCGGAACAAGAAGCTAGAAGAGTAGCTATGCGTCTTGAA GCGGAAAAGACTCTGCCAGTTGAACCAGATGCCAATCATCCGGCTGAAGTCACCAAGATTCGTGTTCGTCAACCCAGTGGTGATTTCCTCGAACGGAGATTTACTGCAGATACCAAATTGAAT ATTCTTCTAAATTACATAACATCTGTGGGATTTCCAGTGGCTGAATATAAAATGTTCTCCGGGTGGCCAAGAAAAGAT TTGACAACGATGGATGCAGATGAAACGCTAAAGAATTTACGTCTGTGCCCACAAGAGACGGTGATCCTAGAAGAGCGATGA